In the genome of Leptidea sinapis chromosome 44, ilLepSina1.1, whole genome shotgun sequence, the window ATGATCGCACTGTTTTCATTTGTAAGTATAAATTTTCTACAGTGATGATATATCACTTTTCTTCACAATTTTTcagcttaataaataaaataattaaaaacacttattaaataattttcataccATAACTGTATGAAAATATAACGAAGTTTCGAATCGTCCGCCAAGCGgaccaataaaattaattgctgttgcTTTTCGTCCGGTTGACGGACGAATAGCAACAGCCAAAATATAAAGAACCAGAACTCAACAAGATACAATGTGTTAACTTTAATGGTTAAAACTTAGAATcccttagcacgaatttggatgtaaaaaatattgtagttgatagagctttagcccacgattacaatgataccactcttattacaaggtaatgcaccgttttcaagaaaataacgaaaaaaattctaacctaaaacagataaatcacgtaaataaacactactgACATCGCGGCGGGAGGCTAGAAACTGGCATgaaatgattttggtttcttcgtaaaatatttGGACAGGCTTAAGGCTTAAGCCCATacaattgtatgaaaaacagtgaaatgaaatgtaaaaaatagtctatgacagattagacggcttcatcaagaattattttaaaataaaaggaaaacatttataaaGGGGTTTATTATTCATGTTCACCAATCCCCAAACATCTATCGCccctgccgcggcacgctacgctcacTCGTGCGTTgatttaactgttctaacataacctaacctaaccaattttaatgaattgtagttgatagagctttggtccacgattatagtgctaccactcttattacaacgtaatacacagttttcaagaaaaaccaaaataaaagtctaccctcccccctccctaatttgttaatggggggaaacgcctactatttgctCCTGgtactcgccggccgctgccgcggcacgctacgctcggctcgtgcgttgttttaacacTTCTAAcagaacctaacctaaccaattttaatgaattgtacttcatagagctttggtccacgattatagtgctaccgctcttattacaacgtaatacagttttcaagaaaaatcaaaataaaagtctAGAATAGAGAAGtctagataaaattaaaataaataattttgttgaaaaaataaaaaataaattagaggTGCGACACTCTTATCATatagggatatgaaaaatagacgttggccgattctcagacctgcccgatatgcacacaaaatttcatacaaatcggttcagctgtttcggaggagtttggtaacaaacaccacgagaattttatatattagatatatctaTCACCCGTGTATAATAAATTGTCTAGTAGAAGTACTCTTGcgtgcttgtggcggcgacatggaaTGGGTCGTTCAGGTAGGGTTATGGTTggttcatgcgtcatgctcgtgaacgggctccacttgtggtggcaggatgatcctgttaccagaaactctgctccatgtctttaaaattaaagttattttatcttattctatataaatccagtgtcctgatgtttgtttccagtaaagtcctaaactaatgaacggattttaatggggattacttcatgtagTTCAGTTTAGCCCAACTTTATagaaaattttttatttcgatttaaaactcataattattttaatttccaatattagttttgtatggacatattttctgtgagagaatttactgacgtacggtttgacagttctgctgtgaaacaatttcattcatgAAAAAGGAttccgcttaaatgtgttagagcaattagaaataataaaacacaaagatAACATgcttacattgttgaatgaacaaacaaatttagtcccatcacctttgttgcgtatctcttccggggtctaatacgtcacaacagccgaccaatcacagcgcgtcatttcatgggacgagggtataaaagagcggcttccggctcactTGAttcaatttcattctaacaacagggagcatatttttacgaaataattcttgatgttccgaaattgattgattgattgaaaaattgataaaaaacagtattttatttattatgtacagaacgtctgtcgggtcagttagttatttttatataatcactaataaaatgctcgcaaaatagcTTTATttgcggtgtgtgtggatgatgcagctactgtacacaataacttttgtattgtattaatttaaattaactttttttgacttacccgtgtaataccagtgggaggctcctttgcacaggatgccggctagattatgggtaccacaacggcgcctcttactgccgtgaagcagtaatgtgtaaattttttctgtgttttggtctgaagggcgccttagctagtgaaattactaggcaaatgagacttaacatctaatgtctcaaggtgacgagcgcaattgtaatgccgctcagaatttttgggctttccaagaatcctgagcggcaatgcattgtaaagggcagggcgtattaattaccgtcatcttaacgtcctgctcgtctcttatttcataataaaaaagcatTGACTattgacgtttgattatttttacatgctttttattagcgtcacctgtgtgtatgtttgtttgtaacctgTGGGCGTGATTTAAGCCCCCTTTAAACGGTCAGATTTCGTTataactttgtagatttatcgcgGACCGATGacaaaacattaatttgataaatttattccatttttcaatttgcaaaataagatttttgttaatttatataattttaatctatcgtcgataaggcaggaaatgatcttaattttaaatttcaaccgtTACCGTTACccttaaccgatttatctaaaaTTAGGATtatttcgaataccaaagagaattttgtgcttttaagcgtgtttttagttttttttttaactattatttaatgttccatcactttacatattattatattgtaattgaaatgatttgtaaaacgatgaaggtGTCAATGTTGGTTTAaaaatttttctaaaaaaaaacaaccgacttctaaaacactattccaaaacaatagatataatatgcactgaaaATCGAATTTTCTAAAGACATTTGAagagaattgtttaaagacaaatattggcggaattagctaaagaaaactcaaatcatttgtacactTAATTATGGATTTCGGCAAAGTatcgcctacttcaataaattttcataaaattaattgcTTACTAGTTTTTttgcaacttcttctcattaaagatcAACCTTTTCAGAAGTGATGGTAAAtgtaaaacgaaaaaaaaaacttttaacattcataagtgtcatttccttgacctaaatGGATAAAATAATTCTGAATTGATTTGAGGGTAGTATTCAAAATGATTATACACAAACTGTGTATCACAAAAACTATTCAGATTATAATGTTGGTATAGATAACCTTTTAgatcaaatatttcattcagCAATGAACAGTTTGTGAATGGTGTCACTACCAATGAACTGTGACCCAAATAAGTGGGTTAACCTGATTCCACATTTCCCCgtgattattaatttatctgtGAAATTAGCCGTGATTGTGGTCGGTCTTCTTTTCacaatcaattaaatatttcgCCCCaattagataaatatatttcaaataggTTCTTTGGGAATAGGTTTCTTGAACATAACCACGGGTTCCGCATGTTACTTTActttgttttacttttttatccacactttcaataaataattatttagtaaagaaaaatgaaaagtgtgcaattcacacgtggcAGAAGTGAAgtcttcaaaaattttggcttcaagataataagacgaatgtaaaatctcgggaagaggataattgtaggttctagtaatgatcatagtgatacaaactttgataattattttacatttattcgtatatcataatatatatacttcttTTGTGTGTCTGTTGTAACttaactcctcctaaacggctggaccgattttgatgattttttgtaacctatcaacataaagcattggactataactatattagacataagtgtggatagataagatcttgtcactaacggccgttcccaatatactatctacagatagagataaattactatcttctactgtgagtaattagctgtcaataatcagaagctgtcccaatatacccgataagtcattcctatagccttatattgggacgagtgaattgcaatttccatacaaacttctgtcgctggtaaactatacaccttcccattgatagacagcgtgtacggataaggtgagttaccgtccataagtttattaggacagaaaactcaacgatagttacgatttttaagtagtggcctacttgagatagactgaatattgggaacggccgtaaggagctaatgccaagcgtggctgactgtttacgacttgtcaatcaaattcGGTGACAGTAACAGCATTCGTTTAACTTTTCTAccttgctgtatctccattagagatgttcttctctccgTACGCTTCGTTTGTCTATActtaggcctcctccaactgtttttaccagtgggaggcttcttagcacaggatgctggctagattatgggtaccacaacggcgcctatttctgccgtggtaTGGCAGGTCTGAAACGCGAGAAGCAGAAATTACTGAGccaatcagacttaacatcttatgactcaaggtgacgagtgcaattgtagtgccgctcagcaattttgggttttttaagaataatgAGAGGCACTGTATTGTCATTGgcatggtgtatcaattaccatcagctgaacgtcctgctcgtctcgccccttattttcattaaaaaaaaactgttttcgTCGTCCTTTGACTTCTCTCTTTAATAATGCTCGTCACATAAGACTCACGATTGCGcgtttatcacaaaaaaaaacccgtTTGTCGTATCTCcgttcttcgacaacacttaaTGCCTCGCCACATGAGTAACTAAACGGTATTAATTTACTCATGTGGCCTCcttcaaaatctcgagcgattgccaaatcTACGATAATCTGTCCGGAAAGCCAAATCGGCTTCGAAGATAAGTCAGTTTTCTTCAAATGTTGACTAGCCTTAGTCTCGCTTGAGACCCACTCGTCCCGCACAAATACTAAATTTGTTAGGTTAATGCTGAAATGCAGTTTTACCTTGTTTGATATATATCCACTtcagtttaatatttaaagccTAATTCAATCGCCCAATTCTCGAATTTATCGATAATTCGTAACGACAGTTACCACAGCTATGCCCACCTTGTCGTTACTTCATTACACTGTTATGACACATAATGTGTTTGTGAAACTGTAAGTGTACTGTTTAATTGTTAcgtaaattgtaattgtaattgtgaGTTTCGTAGTGATAGAAAATTGTTTTTGTGTGGGAGTCTGAAAAAGTGTTGGTGACGCAGATTCCCCGTAAAAAATGACAGACAGTTGTACGAAGAACCTCCTACCACCGTGGCCGGTAGAACATCTGgagatattataatgtatttgtgGATAGCCAGAGAAAGTAGTGGCtgaaattttatcataaatctCGTCCTTGTTATTTAGTAGCACAAACTATCAACACTAAAGTGAGAATATAAATCAATAGTTCTGTGATAAGTTGCTTTCTTTCTTGGCCCAAAGGAAGGCCCGTAATACACAAATTTAGTTgcgttttgaagtgaaaacgtcTGTAAAagtcaatgaaacgaaaaagcgacaataaaaagagacagacacataaattcataagatttaacgtgggaaaaaatgagataggaagcattatgcAGTGTTTCTTATGTTCGTAGTTTTCTTTGTGCTTTTTTTCTTTGTCACATTCGCTGGCCGGTGGAGTTGCAATCTACCATTATTTGAATGGTGGAGCCCGTGTTGTTACTCAACAAGCACAAATTGAACTCAATACACAACAACGTGGGAGAAATATGTACATGTCAAACCAAATTAGATAATAGTTTTTTAGTATTAATTGTAGCTATCTACATTACTCCCAACCAatcaataaatacaattattgtttttattgacgaaaatttaattaaatacacagCAGAAGTATCacgaattattaaaaacttCTAAGTGgggattttaatgtaaattttgcatcggataaagcgattccgttgattgagtttgtgcacgccaaatttaatttgaaaatgtgcagaagccgcactgtatcaacaacaatATCAAAAGGAGTTATTAAGgcagtattccaaagatatattGACCATATTAACACCAAAGATTTTATATCATACTTTAGACTCTTACCATAAGACTCTTGTATCATattttatcgaaaatgtaagctctgagtctgaataaatctatgttaTATGTAcggataaaatataaaataattatgaaacttTACATCACTATGATCTACAATAatcctcttcccgaaattttacattcgtctcataTTTCgtcttgaagccaaaatttttgaaggtttgaCTTCTACCACGTGACAATTGCACATATgctatctttatttttttattccacAGCTATCAGGCCTCCTATTTGCTCCAAATGTCACTCACATCAAAGGATTCTGGTCTATGGACCCGGTGCTGTCATACTACAGCGCGGCGACGGAGAATGCCATCCAGATAATATTGGGCATTGTTTCTATTATGCTTTGCTTCGTCAGTGGCTTGCTTGTGGTCGGGGCTTGCTGTGTAAGTATATCTCtccatattgttttatttttatgaaaataagggttacgatgagcaggacgttcagctgatggtaattgatatgccctgcccattacaatctagggccgctcaatattattgaaaaacccaaaaattctgagcgaacTACAACTgcaatcgtcaccttgagacataagatgtcaaatctcatttacccagttatttcactagctagggcgctcttcagaccgaaacacagtaatgcttacacattactgcttcacggcagaaataggcgccgttgtggtacccataatctatccggcatccggtgcaaagcagcctcccactggttgtggTGAATGGGCAAGTGGCATGCTCATAATGTCTTGCAACACAAGAAAATTATAGAAAACTTCCTGTGCCTAGTCATATTATGAACGTGGCAATACTGCAGCAGGAAATAAGTTTCACAGTCTTGTTGTATCTTCAAAAACTGCGTGTACAATCACTGAAAGGCCTCTCCTCCTCCGGCACTACAAGAGAGGGGGGCAGCGATGATCACATATCTTCATTCATTTGGTGACCTATACGCTcttcttcataaaaaaagggGAACATTTCACGCAGTCAGATGGTTCAACTTCAGAAATATTGTGACTATAATAAGCATCAAGCTTATAGTTCGATGATGGAACACGGCACCAGAAATCAGCTAAAATAGCTCTTTTGAATAGAACAGTTtccttaataattattgtcgTAAGGAACGCTTCTTTACAACgccaattaatattattgtaaattatgGGGTTAGTTGACCAATTCGTCATAGCCAGCTTATATTGTTTTGAAGCTTAATACCAGCAGCGATATTACATGACTAGATATTACCTAAAATGCGAAGTTGATGTCTGGCATCCCAAGAATTATTCAAAAACTTTATACCCTGCACAGCCACTTTATGGAATCAACCACCAGCTGCGATATTCCCGAACCAATACGTCTTAGAGACATTTGAGCTGAGAGCATACTCCCTACTCAAAggccaaggacaaacgagcgtgcgaGTCACATGATGTTACCACTTAACATccatcaccgtcgcccacatacTCCTGCAACACCATAGAAATCACGGCTGAGTTGAAAGCCTCTTAGGAAGATGTACTGGGTTTTTTTTAAGATAGCCATGAATGATCGTTCTGGAGACTCTTGCGCAGGAATCGCAGGAAGAAAAAGATTGATACTACAAAAATATAGATTCGATATCTTAATGTAGCAAGCtaagctgaaaaatattttcacacaGTGTTAAAAATCAGTAACTTACAATGGAATGTTTTGTTGGAGTACATTTTCATATCTTCAGGATTAAGACAAGGTACTTTGCCTCCAGGTGGCGTTGCAAATTTTGCACTGTTTAGTTGTAGGACCGCCATTTTGAGTGCCAGAAAATCAGGTGGTGAGAACGATATCCAAGTATGAGGTAGTAGCCctgtgtaataaaaatatacatcgaACGTGATGTGTGATATATAGTTGTTTATCATTCAATATACCATACAATAGCTTCAAAAAAAGTCGGTTTATATAATTTCACGTGATAATGTCATAAAAGATCTTTTACGGTAGTTTATATTATgcgttataatattttttaatctaaattGAAACGTATTATTACTGCACTCGTCGGCCGATGCTactctttttaataatcaaAGAACAAGATGCAAGCCAAATGCTTAGGCTGATTGTGCctctctatcgcttgttccGCGCCTCTTTTTCGATTGTTCCGCGCCTCACTATCGCTTGTCCCGCGCCTCTCTGTCGCTTATTCCGCGCCTCTCTATCACTTTTTCCTCACTTTCGCTTTCACGCTCGCCTCATACGCAACGTGACACTTTTCCGTGGGTGCAGTCGGCGTTCATCGATCAATTATAAGACGTTAACAtcccaaaaaataaataaaacgtaaaatatattttcagaatATTCCTGTTCTGTTGGAGATATACCAGTGGGGTGCAGTGGCTTACAGCAGTATCGTCCTCCTTCTGTTCCTAATACTAACCATATTCTGTTTCTTTGTCCACACAAACTGTGCGCTGGCCGGGTTTGTGCTAATATTTTTGATGGTGGTTATTGTTATATGTGAGTATTCCTTACATACGTAGAAAAGTAAATTCCTAATTCTTCTTTAAATCAGTTCAATCGTTTGATGCTCTTCCTTTAATAGATAACGGATGCTAAATAATTAAccgacaaaaaaaaattaaaagggtaagaagttgtattttatttacaagtttgtttgttaccctTTAACTCCGTCGTTTATAgatcgatttaaaaaatactttttttacatttgatgGGTTATATTCCACAGTGGTTCCGTTagcaaaattaaattagattagATCAGATAATGTGAATAATCTTTGAGTACGAGTAATAGAGGGTATCTACTCCCCAATTGCTTCTATATACAATGGTAACATAGTTTTCAGATTTTTCAGGGGCCATTCAAGATATAAAGCACTtgactcctccgaaacggctttactaaatttaccaaattttataagcatattcagtaggtctgacaatcggctactatctatttttcatccccctaaatgttaagggtagtccaccccaaatttttttttaaatttttattattttattatgattcagcattgaaaaatacatacaaatttaaattttcgcccttctacgatctactactatttttgtatcgcgatttttatattattctgttccatccaccaaaccgatatagggttgtaagatggcaatcgaatacaataattgtagtacgatatatttggtaggtctgagaatcggttgcatcaaaattttatggcaatacgacgtttgctgggtcagctagtaatatatacaatttgttatttttaaagtgatatccctcacttctggtattaattaaattaaatttgtaaccaaaatttatgaacaatatgGGGCTCGAATCCACGACTTTGACTCGtacagttggctcagtggaagaacgctcggacggaacctgagaggtcggggcttcgaatcccgcatcggttattaattttggttacaaattaaatttgaatatacatATATCATGATAATTTATCACTTGGTGAAAAGAGCCCACAAATTGCCGCTATAACTTTATCTATAACCATTATATACCAAAGTTACAATATATATGGTACCGTCACACTGATTTGGAGAAGAAACTCTAAAGTAGTGGTACGGATTTCgatgagctttcttcctcgtactacaaagctttggaatgagcgtgtggtgtttccgggaccttcaaaaaaagcacgtacacctttcttaagggccggcaacgctgctgtgattcaAGAATCATTGCAAGGGAATGTAAtgggcagtggtgatcacttaacaccaggtgacctgtacgcccgtttgtcctcctttaccataaaaaaaatgtataattaattatttcatgttTAATTTCAGTAACGATGTACTTCGTTATGGTGGTGAACAGTCTTAGGATGTCACTTAAGTTTCTGGCAAGTCAAGATTTGATAGTTTAGCTCGAGAGATAAATAAATTGTGTTATTACTATTGTGTTTATTTAAGATCATATTTTGAGATATTTTGAATACCGTACCGCCCacgaattgttatttttttttatacaaaatgggTCATCTATTAATTACGTGATGCACATTTAGGGAGAGAGAGAGGGAGAGACCCCTCTCTGGTcaagtttaggttgaaatattaccttatggtacgaatgaatgaaagaacagtttgcgattcaatttccgacttgatttgacgtcaacccaAATTGGATAGCTCAAATGacgtcgtggtatgaaatagcaaagcagttcattgtaggtcgtcaattgaatcgcaaaaaCAGTTCTTAGTAGGCGCTCTGGTCACtgaagttatattataatattactttttggACTTTAGGACCTTGAATGTGTAAATTCTGTCTAGAAAGTTTAAATAGAACATGTCTAGCAACTAGGAGTACATGAATAAATGACACTACATTAAGCGTCACATTGTTAATAAAAGAACCTGAAGATAATGCTACAATCCTGCTGAGGAATTAATATACGAGATTTGTAAAGGAAATTCACAATTACATAAACGAAAAAACCTCAACGAAAGCTGGGGTTTACGGGATTATGTGTAATAATCGTTTGGTTATCGTTACGTTGGCATTAAAATCAATATGGCCGTAAATATTTATTGcaggaaaataaaattttataagtctACTTGTAATAGGGTAACCACCGGGTGTATAAGTATATAACAAAGAATAGTTATTTTGCCAGAAAATTAGCTTTAAGAACTGTATTTTGTTAGCGTAACTAAGATAAAACACAACATGTTTTTaaggcgttgagcacttttcttgggattggtataaaatgttcaactcgcgtcaggacacgtggacAGATCGAAAatatctaacggccgttttcaatatactttctacagatagagataaattactaccttctactgtcagtaattagctgtcgatgatctgaagctgtcccaatatacccgataagtcattcttatcgccagttcactgttgcaattatCATTCTCTggcaagctatacgtcgtcccattgacagaccgcgtgtacggataagatgagttaccgccGATAAGTGCacacgcatcactgtaacacaaaagtagcaGGTCGAAGTTGGTTATTaaaaccaatgacgttctatacatatggacatatcattcgcagtctgacagcGGAACGGGA includes:
- the LOC126977321 gene encoding uncharacterized protein LOC126977321 — encoded protein: MSFMDKLPTVISCCFCCFLRAGTVMIALFSFLSGLLFAPNVTHIKGFWSMDPVLSYYSAATENAIQIILGIVSIMLCFVSGLLVVGACCNIPVLLEIYQWGAVAYSSIVLLLFLILTIFCFFVHTNCALAGFVLIFLMVVIVILTMYFVMVVNSLRMSLKFLASQDLIV